The proteins below come from a single Ictalurus punctatus breed USDA103 chromosome 24, Coco_2.0, whole genome shotgun sequence genomic window:
- the lrrc3b gene encoding leucine-rich repeat-containing protein 3B, with protein MTPLDLWLSRSIPMCLLLQSLVLMALCFPSASMCPKGCVCQRAEYPPYGLNVTCSLAELKEIPSDLPADTVLLQLDHNQIHAVPERAFQDLRMLRRLNLSHNSVETLGESAFVGLEASLELLDLSHNRIVSVHKDAFARLKARVLVHDNPWHCDCALQQALGGMAHNHEAAARVLCRSSELRDQEGRPFLAVDADLCNLARRTTDYAMLVTMFGWFAMVISYVVYYVRQNQEDARRHLEYLKSLPSKPRKPDEPEDISTVM; from the coding sequence ATGACTCCGCTGGACCTGTGGCTCTCGCGCTCCATCCCCATGTGCCTCCTGCTGCAGAGCCTGGTGCTCATGGCCCTCTGCTTCCCATCGGCCAGCATGTGCCCCAAAGGGTGCGTGTGTCAACGGGCTGAGTACCCGCCCTATGGCCTCAACGTAACCTGCAGCCTGGCGGAACTCAAGGAGATCCCCTCAGACCTGCCTGCAGACACGGTGCTCCTCCAACTGGATCACAACCAAATCCATGCTGTTCCTGAGCGCGCCTTCCAGGACCTCAGGATGTTACGCAGGCTGAACCTGTCCCATAATTCAGTGGAGACGCTAGGCGAGAGTGCATTTGTTGGCCTGGAGGCCTCGCTGGAGCTTCTTGACTTGTCACACAATCGCATAGTGAGCGTGCACAAGGATGCATTCGCACGGCTGAAGGCGCGTGTACTGGTCCATGACAACCCATGGCACTGCGACTGTGCATTGCAGCAGGCACTCGGCGGCATGGCGCACAATCATGAAGCAGCAGCACGCGTCCTGTGCCGCAGCTCTGAGCTGAGGGACCAGGAGGGACGTCCGTTCTTGGCAGTGGACGCCGATTTGTGCAACCTGGCCAGGCGCACCACCGACTACGCCATGCTGGTGACCATGTTCGGCTGGTTCGCCATGGTCATCTCCTATGTCGTCTACTACGTCAGGCAGAACCAGGAGGATGCACGGCGCCACCTGGAGTACCTCAAGTCTCTACCGAGCAAACCTAGGAAGCCAGACGAACCAGAGGACATCAGCACCGTGATGTGA